Below is a genomic region from Verrucomicrobiota bacterium.
CTGGAGCTACGACTTGGTGAGCACCTGGACGCACGAGGGGCGCGTGGTGAGGTTGCTGACCTTGATCGACGAGCACAGCCGGGAGTGCCTGGCGATCCTGACGGCGAGGCGCATCGGCGCGCAGGAGGTGATCGAGCAGCTGGCCGAGGTGATGGTCAGTCGGGGCATCCCCGAGCACATCCGCTCGGACAACGGCCCGGAGTTCACCGCCAAGGTGCTCAGGGGGTGGCTGCAGCGGATCGGGGCGAAGACGCTGTACATTGAGCCGGGCAGTCCCTGGGAGAACGGCTACTGCGAGAGCTTCAACGGCACGCTGAGGGACGAGCTGCTCAATGGGGAGATCTTCTACAGCCTGAAGGAAGCGCGCATCGCTATGGACTCGACTGAAGGCACTGTGGCCCCCTCTTTGACGTAGTCGGCTACGCGTCGAGGGGCGCTTTCTGTACTTGTGGGCCAATACCTGGATGAAAACAACGCTAGGTCAGGGCTGAGTAGAATTCAACACCGAAGGACGTCAGAGCTGCCGCACAGGTGACGCCCCGTAGTGACGAACCCGGCCAACCAACTATCGCCAGTAGTCGTTTCTTCGCGGCAATTGCTTTCGGCACTGCCGTGGTGGAATAGTGACGATGTGCAAAAGGAATTCCTGCCCAGCCTAGGGGGCGACCGTACGAGATCGATGTCTAGCGAAAGAGCGATTGTGCGCGCGACTACGCAGCTGGAGGGAGCGGGATCATGAAGATCGGTGAAATCTTCCGTTACGCGAGGCCATACGACCACGTTGACCGGCGTAAGGATGGCCTGCCGAACTACTTTTATGAGACGTATACGAATGACCAGAAATATCCCGTTCTGGAGGCGGGCATAAATCCAATCCAGAAGACCAAGGCAACCGATGCACTGCGCTGCGCGGCGATACTGATTTCCAGCAGCCCGCATAAAGTTGGTAATGAAACCACGCCTTGGCAGGACACCTTCGATCCCGATCATGGGCACGTGCGGTACTTTGGAGACAACAAGACCGCTAAGGTCGACCCGGCAACGCCGAGAGGTAACAGAGCCCTACTTGAGCAGTTTGAGTTTCATAGCGGTACGACGCGCGAGGTGCGGCTTCGAGCTTGCCCAGTACTGGTCTTCAAGCGCGTAACAATTGCGGATCGTGTAAAAGGTAACGTTGAATTTCAGGGGTTCGGCATCATCGAGCGAGTCGAGCGCGTGACGCAGCACGGCGGTGGAGGGAAGACCGCATTTACGAACTACTCGTTTGATTTCGCCATTTTCAACCTCGAGGGCGAGAATGAAGAATTCAACTGGAACTGGATTTCGGCGAGGAGGGATGCAAAACTCTCTGCGGAGCAGACGCTGGCACTCGCGCCGAAGTCCTGGCGCATGTGGGTGGATGACGGCAGCAAAGTACTGGAGCGTTGCCGTAGACGCACTGTGCGGCTCCGCACACGCAAGGTCGAAGACCAGAAACCGGCCAAGGGTTCGAAAGAAGCGCAGGCATTACAAGAAATATATAGCTTCTACGCTGGGAAGAAATCCAGGTTCGAGGCACTCGCGGCACTTATTACAGAACATGTGATTAGCGAGGAAGGTACTCGATATCGGCCAGGTTGGCTCACGCCGGCCTCATCAGATGGCGGCGCCGATTTCGTTGGCCGTATGGATGTCGGTTCGGACCTCGCGATGGCGAAAATCATCGTCCTGGGCCAAGCGAAGTGTGAAAAACTTGACTCACCAACGGGCGGAAACCACATTGCGCGTACAGTTGCGCGACTACGCCGTGGCTGGGTTGGGGCCTACGTCACCACGAGTTTTTTTTCTGAAGCGGTTCAGCGGGAGGTGCTCGAAGACAGGTACCCCATCATCTTGATTAATGGCTTGAAGGTCGCCCAGGTTGTACTCCAGGTTGCGCACAAGCGTGGGTTGCCGAACGTGGAGGCATTGCTTCGCGAAGTCGACAGCCAGTACGAGCGCCTTGTGATGCAACGTGGCGCAGAAGAAATTCTTTACGACTGACTCAAACTTCCGTGTGGGGTGTGACCCGGACGCGATCGTCGAGAAATACCTATGCCCACGAAGCGAGTTGAAGGCCCTGATCTATTTCGGCACCGCAACGCTATCCAAGCGCGGGCTTTGGGCGGATGATTGGGCGGCAGCACCTTGGAAGTGGCCCTAGACAAATGAACCGTAGCGGAGCGGTAGTGACCATGCAGACGAAGACAATACAAGAGCAGCTACGCAAATTCGCCAAGGACAGGGACTGGGATCAATTCCATAATCCCAAGAACCTAGCCACCGCACTCGTGTGCGAGGCGGCGGAACTTGCCGAAATCTTCCAGTGGATGACCCCCAAAGAAGCAGTGGAATGCATGGGCGACCCCGAGACTGCTAAGGCCCTGCGCTACGAAATCGCCGACGTTCAGATCTATGTCCTCCGCCTCGCCGACAAACTCGGAATCGATTTGAACAAAGCCTTGCAGGAAAAGCTTCGAATAAACGCGGAGAA
It encodes:
- a CDS encoding transposase family protein — its product is WSYDLVSTWTHEGRVVRLLTLIDEHSRECLAILTARRIGAQEVIEQLAEVMVSRGIPEHIRSDNGPEFTAKVLRGWLQRIGAKTLYIEPGSPWENGYCESFNGTLRDELLNGEIFYSLKEARIAMDSTEGTVAPSLT
- a CDS encoding nucleotide pyrophosphohydrolase; protein product: MQTKTIQEQLRKFAKDRDWDQFHNPKNLATALVCEAAELAEIFQWMTPKEAVECMGDPETAKALRYEIADVQIYVLRLADKLGIDLNKALQEKLRINAEKYPVSLAKGNAVKYSRRKG
- a CDS encoding restriction endonuclease encodes the protein MKIGEIFRYARPYDHVDRRKDGLPNYFYETYTNDQKYPVLEAGINPIQKTKATDALRCAAILISSSPHKVGNETTPWQDTFDPDHGHVRYFGDNKTAKVDPATPRGNRALLEQFEFHSGTTREVRLRACPVLVFKRVTIADRVKGNVEFQGFGIIERVERVTQHGGGGKTAFTNYSFDFAIFNLEGENEEFNWNWISARRDAKLSAEQTLALAPKSWRMWVDDGSKVLERCRRRTVRLRTRKVEDQKPAKGSKEAQALQEIYSFYAGKKSRFEALAALITEHVISEEGTRYRPGWLTPASSDGGADFVGRMDVGSDLAMAKIIVLGQAKCEKLDSPTGGNHIARTVARLRRGWVGAYVTTSFFSEAVQREVLEDRYPIILINGLKVAQVVLQVAHKRGLPNVEALLREVDSQYERLVMQRGAEEILYD